The following proteins are encoded in a genomic region of Kosakonia oryzae:
- the ompC gene encoding porin OmpC: MKISQLSLLVSAAVLCSSVQAAEIYNKDGNKLDLYGLISAEHYFSDNSGWNGDQTYMRLGFRGETQINDQLTGYGQWQMHIDANKSEGDTNTPRTRYGFAGLKFANYGSLDYGRNKGVLYDSLGYTDMQPEFDGMTYGSDQFMFSRGNGMLTYRNTDFFGLVDGLNFSLQYQGKNDGAGESGAGRNVLRQNGDGYGMSLEYNIGAGVSVVGAMSSADRTNAQNDTANIYGSGKRAEAYSGAIKYDANSIYLAAMFTQAYNASRFGSSSSDTQTFGYANESQIFEAYASYQFDFGLQPFVAYNALKGKKIGSNTSGVSYGDEDIEKYVDLGATYYFNKNFNMFVDYKINLIDDDKFTEAAGINTDDVVAVGMVYQF; this comes from the coding sequence ATGAAAATTTCTCAACTGAGTCTTTTAGTCTCTGCTGCGGTGCTGTGCTCTTCTGTACAGGCTGCAGAAATCTATAATAAAGACGGTAATAAGTTAGACTTATATGGTTTGATTTCAGCAGAACATTATTTTTCTGATAATAGCGGCTGGAATGGCGACCAGACTTATATGCGTCTTGGCTTCCGTGGTGAAACACAAATCAACGACCAGCTCACGGGTTACGGCCAGTGGCAGATGCATATCGATGCCAATAAATCCGAAGGCGATACCAATACACCGCGTACTCGTTATGGTTTTGCTGGTTTAAAATTCGCCAATTATGGCTCACTGGATTACGGTCGTAATAAAGGCGTTTTGTATGACTCACTGGGTTATACCGATATGCAGCCTGAGTTCGATGGTATGACCTACGGTTCCGATCAGTTTATGTTCAGCCGTGGTAACGGCATGCTGACTTACCGTAACACTGATTTCTTCGGCCTGGTTGATGGTCTGAATTTCTCACTGCAATATCAGGGTAAAAATGACGGTGCGGGTGAATCGGGTGCCGGTCGTAATGTGCTGCGCCAGAATGGCGACGGCTACGGTATGTCGCTGGAATATAACATTGGCGCAGGCGTAAGCGTTGTTGGTGCGATGAGTTCTGCCGATCGTACTAATGCGCAGAATGATACAGCCAATATTTATGGCAGCGGTAAACGCGCTGAAGCCTATTCCGGCGCAATCAAATATGACGCCAATAGTATTTATCTGGCAGCCATGTTTACTCAGGCTTATAACGCTTCACGCTTTGGTAGCTCATCCAGCGATACGCAGACCTTCGGTTATGCTAACGAATCGCAGATTTTTGAAGCCTATGCCAGCTATCAGTTCGACTTTGGCTTACAGCCGTTCGTTGCGTATAACGCGCTGAAAGGCAAAAAAATCGGCAGCAATACCAGTGGTGTTAGCTACGGTGATGAAGATATCGAAAAATATGTTGACCTGGGTGCAACTTACTATTTCAACAAAAACTTCAATATGTTCGTCGATTATAAAATTAACCTGATCGATGACGATAAATTCACCGAAGCGGCTGGCATCAATACCGATGACGTTGTCGCTGTAGGCATGGTTTATCAGTTCTGA
- a CDS encoding YdgH/BhsA/McbA family protein, with translation MKKVTAALFATTLVIFSTATWAATEVTSGAGMQPMGSVSVSGADTLSDLQHQLKQKATQDGASSFKIISAGGDDKYYGVATLYK, from the coding sequence ATGAAAAAGGTTACAGCAGCGCTTTTCGCAACGACTCTGGTTATTTTCTCTACGGCAACCTGGGCAGCAACGGAAGTGACCTCTGGGGCAGGAATGCAGCCGATGGGCAGCGTCTCCGTTTCCGGTGCCGATACCTTAAGCGACCTGCAACACCAGCTGAAGCAGAAAGCAACACAAGACGGTGCCAGCAGCTTTAAAATCATTTCTGCCGGTGGCGATGATAAATATTACGGCGTTGCGACACTGTATAAATAA
- the arsC gene encoding glutaredoxin-dependent arsenate reductase — MSNITIYHNPECGTSRNTLAMIRNSGEEPTVILYLETPPSRDELKKLIADMGISVRALLRKNVAPYEQLGLAEETFTDPQLIDFMLQYPILINRPIVVTPLGTRLCRPSEVVLDILPGQQKGAFTKEDGEQVVDAAGKRIE; from the coding sequence ATGAGCAACATCACTATTTATCACAATCCGGAGTGCGGCACGTCACGCAATACGCTGGCGATGATCCGTAACAGCGGCGAAGAGCCGACCGTTATTCTCTACCTTGAAACGCCGCCATCGCGTGATGAACTAAAGAAACTGATTGCGGATATGGGCATTTCGGTGCGGGCGCTGCTACGTAAAAACGTCGCGCCTTACGAACAACTGGGGCTGGCGGAGGAGACATTCACCGATCCGCAGTTGATCGATTTTATGCTGCAGTATCCGATCCTGATTAATCGCCCGATCGTGGTGACGCCATTGGGGACGCGGCTGTGTCGCCCTTCGGAAGTGGTGCTGGATATTCTGCCCGGTCAGCAAAAAGGGGCCTTCACCAAAGAAGATGGTGAGCAGGTTGTGGATGCCGCAGGCAAGCGAATCGAGTAA